In Mixophyes fleayi isolate aMixFle1 chromosome 4, aMixFle1.hap1, whole genome shotgun sequence, the following proteins share a genomic window:
- the TRIR gene encoding telomerase RNA component interacting RNase isoform X2: MAEESPRPGSGEDSEAEEGDEEAAEAPVRAAVEAPVRQEEEDDDDDDDDGEDAAIPEEAELPPAPPTPPSRPGAPPSRPGAPPSRPGAPPSPPGTPPSPPSAPPSPPGVSSLPTLSRAPVLTTSPLPQAPRPPLLGDFPDSVQSFPRFYPNTRFYNNPPQYNPPAAVLPSPAAPAASSTSGVNHFANDGSFLELFKKQMESGGKEETKAEVEEPKPEKRKPVSFRDTERLQGLV, from the coding sequence ATGGCGGAGGAGAGCCCGCGGCCTGGATCTGGGGAGGACAGTGAGGCGGAGGAGGGAGATGAGGAGGCCGCAGAGGCCCCGGTGCGGGCGGCGGTAGAGGCCCCGGTGCGGCAAGAAGAAGAGGACGACGATGATGACGACGACGATGGGGAGGATGCCGCCATACCGGAGGAGGCAGAGCTCCCCCCGGCCCCACCAACTCCCCCATCCCGTCCCGGCGCTCCCCCATCCCGTCCCGGCGCTCCCCCATCCCGTCCCGGCGCTCCCCCATCTCCGCCCGGCACTCCCCCATCTCCTCCCAGCGCTCCCCCATCCCCTCCCGGCGTGTCCTCGCTCCCCACTCTCTCCCGGGCCCCCGTCCTGACCACCTCCCCCCTCCCGCAGGCACCGCGGCCCCCCCTGCTCGGGGATTTCCCGGACTCCGTGCAGTCCTTCCCCCGGTTCTACCCCAACACGCGGTTCTACAACAACCCTCCGCAGTACAACCCCCCGGCCGCCGTGCTGCCCTCCCCGGCCGCCCCCGCCGCCTCCTCCACCTCCGGGGTCAACCACTTCGCCAACGACGGCAGCTTCCTGGAGCTCTTCAAGAAGCAGATGGAGTCCGGGGGTAAGGAGGAGACCAAGGCCGAGGTGGAGGAGCCGAAGCCGGAGAAGAGGAAGCCCGTCAGCTTT